GCCGCCGATGGGTTGGAAGCCCTGCGCCTGCTGGAGCAAACACAACCGCAGATCGCCTTTCTGGATATCCGCATGCCCGGCCTCAGCGGCCTTGAAGTGGCCGCGCAGCTGCATCAGCCTTGCCATATCGTCTTTGTTACAGCTTACGATCAGTACGCAGTCGACGCCTTCGAGCGCGAAGCCGTGGATTACCTGCTCAAACCGGTACGCGAAGACCGCCTGCAAGTCACGGTTGAACGTCTGCAGCAACGCCTGGCCAGCGGAACCCCCATGGGCGAAGATCTAGCCGCCCTGTTGGCCAGAGTCACGCAGATGCTTGAACCCGCACCGGTGTCGCCGCTGCAGTGGTTACAGGCTTCGGTCGGTGAACGCATACGGCTGATTGCGGCGGCTGAAGTGCTTTATCTGCGCTCCGAAGACAAATACACCGTCCTGCA
This genomic stretch from Halopseudomonas pelagia harbors:
- a CDS encoding LytR/AlgR family response regulator transcription factor translates to MSIRVLIADDEPELVRELDRQLRQAWPGLTSIAHAADGLEALRLLEQTQPQIAFLDIRMPGLSGLEVAAQLHQPCHIVFVTAYDQYAVDAFEREAVDYLLKPVREDRLQVTVERLQQRLASGTPMGEDLAALLARVTQMLEPAPVSPLQWLQASVGERIRLIAAAEVLYLRSEDKYTVLHTADGHYPIRTPLKELEPRLDGEHFWRIHRNCIVNARYVQSISRDFRGGLNLSLKGCADKLVVSRSYAERFRPL